Genomic DNA from Bombus affinis isolate iyBomAffi1 chromosome 8, iyBomAffi1.2, whole genome shotgun sequence:
GATTGAACCAAATATTGCATCGTtgcgaattaaaaatatatttttcgcgATTATAATTGTGAAGAACATGAAATTCGATATGTTGCATAATTACTTAAGAATAATCAATACGGTCGTGTTCTGCTATGCCATTGCAGAATATAGGGGGGTCTATTGTTTCAGTGAACCAATCCAAATATTGTTTTtcccttccttcttcttctttcttatgACATTATCGCTTTAAATTCCATGCACAAACCCATAAAGTTAAAAAATACATTCTACAAATATTGGACaagtaaaaaattgataaacgcTATAATATACACGCTaaacataatttaaataaagaatTCGAGAACAAAATTCTACAACAGATAGACCCTCCATATTTCTGtacaaaaattgtattttaccTCTATCTAGTTTCTATTCATTCGTCCTACCGGCGTATTACGAAAAACGGATTGCATACACGTTAAAAAAATTGAATCGTCAAGATGGAAGATCAGTGCCAGTCCCACACGAACGGCGGACAGTTATAATTTATGGcacaataaataaatagttctttcgttattacgttattatgCTAATTATCCTTCATGTACAATACAAGAACCGCATGTTTCGTTTCGCTTGAAATTGGACTGACACGTTCCATTAGGAAATGAGAAACAtactaaaaaagaaagaaaaataaaaaaaaggaaagaaagagaacgaTTACCATCCGAAAAAATAAGATCCATATACTGTTTAGAAAATTACCCAACTTATAAACGGGTTAAACATTAGTCcgtttgattaaaattttcaacaatatactaagacatttataaataaatcaTTAACACTCTCTTTCCAGGGACTCTTTTCTCAATTACGAGGAACGCAGACTATGGACACTGAATTAGAATTATTTAGGCCTAGGACACattcaaataaattaattaaagtaaaaataactttaaatataaacaaaatttttgttGTTTTAGTGAAATTATTGTTGTTCTATATTCCAAATCATCTTCTGCTTTCCTCTTACAATGATCGAAACTATTATAAGATTTTAAACTGTTCGATACATCGTAAAGAATAAGTATGTATTGCGCGCAGGAAAGAAAAATAGCAATTCAATCAAAGATTTCACCAGTTCGTGGCCGTTTTCAATATCCAGACATTTCCTATCAGTTACCAAAATTATTACTGTTCACTCAAGAAACGAACTTTTGGTACTGTTTGGTACGGTCTCATTCTCTCTCCCTTCTCAAATCCTTGCAAGTTTCTAATCTTACACCGATACACACTTCACAAAACTCGCTTCaagatattcaaatcaacgaggcattatataaattatattcgaTGGTACCTATACTGTAAAGGAAAAACATCCTCGCACAACATCAATTACATTCAGATCGATCTTAAGGCTGATTTGGTATTTTCTTTCACTAATCAGAATCAACTTATATATTTACAAATccacattattattattttttacctTTTTCGTTTGTCCGTGAGCTGGTATTTTTCAACACTTTTCAACAAACGAATTACATTATCTACGTACGCTGCTGCAACCGTTAACGGCTGCGAAAATCTCATGGTCAACGAGGAATCATTAATTCACCTTTGACGATGATATACATTAAACACAAAAATGTTTTAAGACAGTTACAACGAATCGTACGCAACAATGTTGAAGTTTAAAATCATTTGGAAAAAATATCGAAGAGACTTctacaaatgaaattttcatgCAAAACAATCATTTTATTcccattaatattattttagttttgttaaatagaaattaatcaaatacAAAAATCACATTGAGGAATTCGAATCTTTTTCTAGACTCTgtcaaaaatatattcaaattaatGATCCTCTATTTACGTTTAGTAATTTATAAAAGTTAATGGTactacgataataataataattataataataataataattaagagCAGTTTTAATTTACGCGTAAGAGAAAtatgtgcgaattactttatgtAATATAAAGACGAAATCGTTCGACACTTATGAAAGCCCTGCCTCTCTTTtagcaaaaaagaagaaacaattttataagaaaaattaattaatacctTTTATCAATCAGTCACAACTTTCATTTACAACACAATAGCTTACATGATTACAAGGCGATTACACGTCAGAAGTTAGTCCGCAAAGATATTAGATACTGACAACAAACCATTCCTATTAATTAGATATTGATAAACTTATGACACAGTGATTGATGCCAACGTTAACttaaaaacaaaacaaaacaagaaataaaacaaaagaaaaatataaaaagaaaagatacaACAAATTACAAAAAACGAAACATACGTGGTAACATTGCGCCGTTCAATATGGTGTGCGATCGTAAAAAACGCTAGAAATGATTGCACACCCGTATCTGTGAGTCAGCATCAATCATTTGTCTTTATAAAATTGACTAAAAACGCAACGTTTGCATTAATTTAATATGGGCCTGTATTAAAATAGTAACTATGAACAACAGAGGGCATAGTAGCATTAAATGTGACACATGTGTAAAACTATATGACGAGAGGCATGTCTTTCTTGTTCGGCAAATTCACCTTTTTACCTTGCCAAAGGCTGTTGTGTATCGTAAAGGCATCTATGGTCACAGTCAGATGCTTTGTGTGTACTTGAGAAAAGCATTTTGCTCCTGaattgtatctaaaaacaaagaattatattataaatttattatatacattattGTACTCACAAGAGTTacatagtatatgtatatattcaaTCCACGTGATTATGCAAATGGTACATACGAGAAAAAggttttcacatttttcaatgTCCTTGCTTAATAACATGGTATTGCAATGTAGAATGAGATCAAGAAGTAGAATGAGATAGAAGTACATCTACaataaaaatctaaaaataaaaatctatgaTGACAAACTTACTTGAAAAATTTGTCGAACATTTTATCCATGACTTGTTTCGGTCCAGTACCATATAACTTTGAAACTTCTTCTCTATCTGGGCAGTATGAGTAGAGAGCCCGGAATTGGCAGCCAGCATCTCGAAATAAGATAAGAAAATGCTTGCTTTCTGATCTTGCAATTTCGTCCAAAACTCTTCTCTTAGCTTCCTTATTTACCGTTCCCGGAAACACACAATACTCCACAGCGTTTAGCATAATGCCACGATTTGACTTGGTGGTTGGTTGTTTATACAATCTCGGACCTATTGACAAAAAGAAACCAATCTCATAAAGTTTACGCAATATAAACTTCATCAGTGAATAATTGCTTGCTTAACAACttaatttaacaaaattttcCACGTGGAGAATTTAAGTGTATTCCACATCTCCTAAAAAAAGAACATTTCTTCATAAAGATGGCaacaaatttcaatttataaattatgaatTCTTACATTTGTACCTGAGtagtaaataaatgaaatttgtaaCTAACTTTCTTAAAATCCTTACCATTATAGTCCATCATCGAACTTGGTGTACTACTGATATCGCTGCTACCATCATCGAACACGCGTCTCTTGGTCATCAAACCGGGAGGTAAAGAACCAGGTCCTGATGGCGACGGAAGATGCCTCATGCTACCCATGCCCGGACTCGGTGCTCTCCTAGGAGGTGTAGCTCTGCCCAGTCCGCTGTCCGTATCTGTGTATCGACACATCATACCGTCTTGATCACTACTCGAACCTGCGAACGCAAGCTCGGTATATgaagatagaaataaaaaaaaaaagactcgaACGTATGTGTCCGTCCACGAGATAAAGGACAAGAGATACGGCCTTTCAACAGTCAGTCCAATGTATAATACGTTTATACCCATCCAAGCAAGAGGAATTTGAACGGaatcaattttattaattactaaaCAGTTAGTCCCTGATACGGATTGTGAGATATTAGTCACTTGTTAGACTTACGAAGGACCTTCAAGAGTATCCATCTTCATAGCTTGCGTCCAATATAAaaactttgaaaaatatatatcatacaaatattaaaaatttgttttctttttaattctatGTATCGTCTAAGTTGTTCAAACAGTAAAACTTTTCATGATTCTAAGATAATCTAAGCAACTATTTATTCGAGGAATTTCGAAAACCATAACGATTCCGACAATTTGACTCAGATACTATTTAATCTAACACTTTGTAAAACGCGACGAAAAAACAGTGGACAAATTCATTTGTGGTAAAACATATGATTGCTAGTAGTAATTTTGCGATTTTAGCGGACAAACGAAGCATAACAAATTCATCTATAGACAGTATAATCCGTTAAATGCAGTAGTAAATGTATTAACTCATGCAGCACTTATGAGCTCTATTGAGAAATATAATGCTCTTCGCTAAGATGAATTTACTATGCTATATTACCATAATACCTGGAAATAAAAATAGAGAGGAATGACAGAACAAATACATATTCAACATAAGTGATGGATAAGATGATACAGGACCTAAATGTGAGTCAGAGTGAAAGGTTATTATATGGAAACTGGAACCACCAACAATAATCTGAAAAACACTGAAAACATTGGTACCCATAACCAGTGCTGTACAACAATAAGCCCAACAAGCATCAACTTAAATTTATCTGCAGCAAATGAGTTATCCTGTGAATGAGAATCAAAATTTTATCTGCTCATAGAGGAACATTTTGAGAAGTAAAGAAGTAaagacaatttaaaaaaaaaaaggctgGGAAGCGCTTATGTATCATTTATCTCTCAAGCAATAGAATATAAACATAGCAGATAGAATTTCGAACACATCTAAACAATGTGCTGTTGGTGTATGCGTGTAAGTATATCACTGCCACCTGTGCTCCGATCTGCCACCATGCGACTACGTGTATGCTATGTAGCCTACAAAAAATTGGAACGGTGTACGGGACACGTAAAATATACTTTTGCACGATAGAAGGGGGATTAAACGTATTCCAAGTCACTGGTGCTTCTTACCACACAAATTCATCAAGGAATTAGACTTTCTCCCCTTAAAGTTTTGGTAACTCGGGTATTTAGGCCTGCCTCTAACCTGTTGCTGAGGCTCCTGCACATCTGCAATAATGCAATGTTTACCTTGTTACATTCCAAACGCTATGTACGATCAAAGATTAATAGTAGGGGATGCTTCAATCGTACGTCATTGCATCAGGGGCAGAGTCTAACTACGAGCCATGTCCACTAGGAACATCAAAAACTCAAGGTAGCCAGTGCAGGTTGGTGCAGAACAATGTTGCGTTCCAACTGAAAGATGTCTACTATAAGGCGCTACTTAAAAATAAAGTCATACCCTTAAGTAACCTTACTTAGGTAATTTGAAGAATAATCAAATGCTAATGAAATATTCAACATTGTAAGATTCATACGTAGCTGCCCATACCAGTGATACATCCTGCAACGAGTCTACTTTCATCAAGCCAAACGTTTAAAGGAACATGATTTAAGGCATTCTTTCTATAAACAATATTCAACCCACCTCTAGATGTTTTGTAGGAACCACGTCGACCAAGTTGATTCATACTTCGACAAGGGGAGGAACCTCTACCGTCGTCGGGTGAATCTACGGAAGATACTAAAATAGGGTACCTCTATTACAATCAGTTAGTTCCTCTCCAGGACGATACTAAATACTATATATGTTCTTAAGAATATGTTCTGCTACGACATTACATTAATAAacagatattttaaataaatttgaagcATGCAAAATTGTACGAAAAGAAAAGTgccataatatatatatatatatatcattcacacgttaaaaattaataattttgaaaaaaaaatattgaacaCAATATATCGTCAAGTATTTTCCATTCTTGCTTATATATATTTGATACAATAATATTGCATTTTTTTCTGTTATATATGAAGTGATTGTATATATGTTATAACTAATTAATTTGGGAATATTTCCATAAATTTTGCCGTCAAATATTAGAAGCAGCAAGTATAAACAAAACACTCCAATCAGCATGTTAATAATCATAGGATGACATTTAATATTCCAATAATTTGTTACTTGTTTAGCTCTTCTTATGCAAAgctaacaaatatatatatatgtgatgTTTTAGATATATACGCGAGTCAGAGAGTGTGTGTTGTGCATACCCCTGAGACTGCCGCCCCGATAAAGAGGGCCGGAACGTCGTTCATCGAAATGGGCAGCAGTGAGACTGTCCTGCGAGCCTCGGTAGTAATCTCGCCTCATCGTCGGAGAAGTCAGCGACGCTACAGTAAGTGTGTTAGTGCAAAACAATCAGCTCGAAATTTCTTTACTATTCTAGTTTATTCAAATGAGTATCTAGGTAATGTATGAGATCAGTTCGCTGTGCAATGTTTTCATCTGGAACGATCGACGGCTAAACTAGTATAGCCGAAAAAATTTAGAGCTTATGGAATTGTGACTGGGTGAGCTcccataaaacaaaagaaaacaaCAAGAAAATCAGTATGAAAAACACGACGttactaaaggaaaaaaaaattagATCTTTCGGACTTGAATTTTCGCCATGCAAAAAATAAATGCAATTACATTACAACACTAAGAAACTGTTACTATTAGATTATAATAAAGGAATATACTTGTTACGATAGCAGTGGTAACTGTTATCTTGGAGGTGACTTAATACATGTACAGTAATATATGTTAAAATATGTTGGtcattacattatataaataacaatCATTTTAACTATATGTATCCTATTTAATTTCCTCTCCAAGAAACACTGATCATTGCAGTGAATAATTGTTTCACTACCAAATGTTAGATTCGTTATTATACCTGTACTTAGATTAGAAGAAGAACCCTTCTTTCCACGGCTCGGCGTAAGAGCTCCAGAATCCAACTCCGTACCAGCATCCACATGAATCGTTTTGGGTCGAGGTCGAGTTGTTGCAGTCTTGTTACGCAATTTCGTTGGTTTTATTGTATTAAGAAGTTCTTTATCGATAACCTTGCCCTAAGTAATAGTAACAATTTCTAGCGATTAATTCAATTAAAACACTATTGATGACAGAAAACTTAGAAAAAGCATTCACTTCTCTTTCTGCCTCTTCTATTGCTTTCTTTACTTTATGTTGTTCTAAAATAGCTGCCCTTCGTTGCCTTTCCTCTTCCTTTTTACGAGCTCTTTCTTctgctttcaatttttcttgtTCTCGACGAGCTTGCGCTTCTacctcttttctctctttcatcTCTTCTTGTTGCTGTCTTCTTTGTAATGATAAGAGCATTATACGTTCCTTTTTCCGTTCCATTTCATCAAGAGAATTCTACAACAATATTCCAATAAAGTGTATGTaaggtaaaagaaaaaaaaaagattgtaCAGCGACAAAATTCATGCGAAGTTTATCGCATAACTTACTGGATCAGGATTTGCTAATTGATTTCCAATTATTAAACCAACTCCAGATTGTCGACTCTCTCCACTCATCTCATGTCGTTCTCTttgcttttctctttctccttctctttgTATTTCTCTATCTCTAATTTCTTGCCGTTGGAAGTCTCTCTCGTCTATCTGACGCTGCTTTTCTCGATCAGAATCTCGTTGAATTTCCAGCTGTTTCTGCCTATCCATAACAATCGCAGAAGGAGAGTCAGGACGCATCGTAAAATCTTCACTGTCAACATATGAAGACACGCCTCTTtcctaaagaaaaaaaaaaattacacatttattatatacataacaCGTCCTGTATACGGAttctaaaatttttaaattatcattaCATATTTACCTTTTTAGGGGATGTCCTTTTCACTCTAAGGGTTGGTTTTGGTTTTTTCGGCGCGTCATTATCAAAGCAGATATAAAATCCTTTTTCACCAGCATCCGTTGGATCTAAAGGCGTTACCTCTGGTGTACCTGATGGAGATGGTGTGGCTTCTCTTAATGATGGATGAGGTTGAAATGAATTACGTGATATTGAAGGTCTAGTTGGTGATGGAATTCTATATGTACGGCTGCCGGACGTGATGTTTAAACCTCTTATACCTTGTGTAAGCTCATCATCATTTCCTTTAAAACACATGAATGAGTGAACAAAAAGAGGATGAAAACAAAAACATAAACGTAATGAATTCTTTGAAGATATTACACATGATATGTTTTTAGGTGAATGGGGAAAAAAAAACACTTACCAATAAATGATATATTCTGAGGCTTCATGTCATCAACAGGTGGAGCTGGAACAGGTGCGTGCATTGCAGTAATTTGTCTTTTTTCAGTAGGGCTTTCACACTTAATCGGTATATGGTGTACAGTTGGCCTTTTTGGTTCAGGACTTTCACTCATTAACTGACTTATTCGATGAACCTACATATCAAAATTGAGGATAGAAAATTTGGTAGCGACgacattaatataatatataaactaTCAAACTGTCACAAATAAACGAACCTTATAATGATAACTATACGAATTAGTAAAACTGGATGAATGAAAAAACTGCATTTTTAGTtgtataaatcttttaaaaaGGCAGGTAATTTAAAAAAGGGAGAGGAGCGCTCGAACGTTGAAACTTCAATCCGAGGAGCGTCTGCTATACTAGGTGTGAAGAGAGTATCTATAAATGTGCATTACATCACTAACTGGTTCCATGACAGTTTCttacatatacacatacatgTATGAAGCAATTCATTTACAATCTAATTGACCAAAAAAAGTAGCGAATAATATACAATCTTAACAATAAAACAAAACTTCTCTGTTAGTTTAAATTAgtattatgaaaatatatataattatttatttttattttttacgtgcttaaaatataaattttattaaaaatacattaattAAAACGAAGTTTGATAAATTGGACTTCAAGAATttaagatatattttaatattgtttccataaataaaataaaattttaaataatacttagataaaaatagaaataaaaatttttccttgtgaattattaaagaaaaataaaaatcaaatagAATAACTAAAGATCATTATACTCACAGCATTGCGATGTTGTGGACTAGCAGAAGATGGTGGTGTTTGATTAAAGATAGATGTAGATGATGGATATGTAGGACCAGGATGACTCATTTGATTATTACAAAGACTATGATCTCCACCATTGAGGTACCTCGGTTCTTGAGGAGTATCGTGTAGAACAAATCCTTTCTGTTGAGGTGGATGCGTTCCCCAATTTCGTGTATCTTGATATAAGCGCATGTCTTGTTGATAAGCTACATAAAGTTTTGAAAGATTTAtgttaaaaattatgaaaacatCAATAGATTAAATCCTAGGCTGTTATAATGTACATACGTGTTGGTTGAGTACTATATCGTGGATCCATTGACTGCTGATAGCCCACAGCAGCCATTTCATTTGCTAAGCTTTGAGTTGGAGGTGGTTGACCCCACATTCGTCTTTGCAATTGGGGTTGATCATGTAGATAAAACTGAGATTGCTGAGTATCTTGTAATTTGGATGTTAATGGATTTATAGGCGCCATTCCAAAATTCTAAACAGGGaaggaaaaaagatataaatgttttagatgttattataaaataactaaattacgGAACTGGAAAATAGTACATACTTGCATATGTTGTTGACTAAGACTTTGCAATTGCTGAAACTGTTGCTGTATTTGCTGTTGATGCTGTGTCATTAAATGCTGCTGCTGTATTTGATTTTGCTGATTTGCTAAACGTTGTATATCAGCTTGTATTTCACTAAGACTGTTATTCATTCTGCGAAAAGGTGTACATATTCTTTTTCAACAGATTTGATAAAACGAAATCTTTgtatattataaaatgaaaatgtaTACTAACTGTGATATAGATTGATGATATTGCTCAAGATCCATGTTCTCAATATCTGGAGTGCGTCTTGTTTCAATAAATGGGGCGTTACCGTCATGCTCTAACCATTTATGTTCAACATCCCGAACATCCTCACTAATTTCCTATGATCATTGGTACAAATATTAAATGATTATTTGGAATATGTAAAGAATGTATTCTCtcataatattaatatactGCACACCTACAGGTACATTAgccattttgtattttatccaTTTCTCAATATCTAATAATTGATGACAATCTTGCAACataatatacgtatatcttTTGACATATgcacaaatatttcaattaaaaataaataatatacttgTAGATGTATAAGTAAACAGAAGTTTAATGTGTGTgaacaatataatattattgGTGATCATTTAAATTGAAGACCCGTAATATTGATGACCTAAAGCTTAGAGTCAGTTTATAAGTCATATTTTTCTATAGTAATTTTAAGAGCTGAAATTGCCTTTCAATGCGATTTTCCCTTGAAGTAGTAGATAAGATTACAATAAACACAGATCAATGTCTACAATTAACTACTGTAAAAATGTACACATATAACAATAGATCAGTCCAGTTCAAAGTATTCATACATACATCACATATGTATTCCAATGTAAGATTGGTTTTGTTAATGTTTTTGTGCTAAAGTATGTTTAGAACACAAGTGTAAAACCACCACCACAAACAATAATTTCAAATCAAATTTCAAACACGTCTCTATAGATTCTTATCCAGGGAGTGTTTAGTACTGTACCATGCGTTCCGAGAGCGATATTGTACAAAATTGCATTGAAACGTGGGAACAGAGTAGCAAACTTGATCAAAGACCACAGAATGCATTGAGACTGTTTCGTTTTCCTCTATGACTAAATGTAAGCAACGATAAGCAGAATAATCATacattgttaaaaaaaaagactcaaTTGAGATTATTTTCTGATTAAAAGAAATTATAGAAAGCACATTTTCTATCTTACTTGCAGCGTACTAaggcaattattattattattgctctTTACTTGTTTCTTATattaagaattaaaaataagaGATCAAAGTCCTTTTAATGATATCTTTAAAAGCAAAAGTACAAAAGAAGTTAACGAATGTCTAGAAGCCATACATAAGCCATGTATGTAAATTGCTAGACGAATCAGCAAATATTTCTCTTTCAAATGTTCATCTACAGGAACACTGTTGTATAATATCGTACCTTGAGCGAGAAGGGTCTCTGTGGTTTTTCTTGAGAGGGTTGTTGGGTTACAGGGGTCGTCTCGGAAACACTTGTCGGGGTCTCCCCCGAAGATCCGGAGGTTACAGGAGTGGGGGGACCAATTTCAGCCGGACTGTCCCCCCCAGACGTTGATGAAGAGGGAGATTTAACCTTACCCTGCAACCAGCCCAAGCACCGTGCCTTGTTAAGTACTTGGAGTCCGCATATGCTGAGTCCAATATGTCATCAACCACCACACCATGGTCGGACTTCTCCGCAGCCAAATATATACGTTACATTCAAGCACTAAACGCCAAAGCCAATTCAAAGACTTGCAAATACTTAATTACCAATAGCTTTCTTCGCTATTGCACAACTGAATAATTCTTTTTAAGTAAGTACGATAGAACTTCCATAGTGCACAATGTTCCCAACTAAAGTGAATGAGTAAATAGGTATCCGTTTATCTGATTACTTGAAGAACTTGAAAAGAAACATAGCGTTTTTACTGCCTTTATCTTCTACATTCTCAGATATAAATTATCTTTTACTAGGAATTACAATTCTTATAATTTGATTTCGTTTATATTTAGGATTTTTCAGTTTTTctaaatttaatatcaatagATGAGAAGTAAGTCAATTTGAATATAACTTTCTCGGTTAAAAGTTGCTAATTACTAATGTAAAACATGCATACCGTCACCAAATTAATTTAAACGGTTACTTGTTTATTACTCACATTACTTATTTAgagatatttttacataaacatGTATAAAGCGGAGGAACGAGAACGGCATCCAAGGAATTGATAatctattttattatacaaagtGTGTAGTCTACGTTCAATTTTATAATTCTGTAATAATAGAACTTTATCATATCAGCATGCACTTACCACCAAGTACAGCTGAAagataagaaagaaaaacgtATTACAATAGTTTAGCTGGCAATAAAGATTATCTGCATTAACCATGATAGGCGTCAAAATTATATCACATTTGCAACTACACACAAAGATTCATCGCTCCAGAAGCTAATGATATGACAGAAATATAGATGTTACGGAAAGAAATTAACAAGTATCGAAAAATATGCGGCATTTACCTGAAATAAAACATTATTATCGCAAGCTCACTTACAACGCTACTTCACAGTAATTGAATATAGTAATACAGCCAGTTATAAAATCAAATAAACGTTATAGAagcaaatatataataaatatcgaaTTGCTTGTGGATCTAAAGAAATTTCGttacagaagaaaaagaaactgttCGACGTTCGATACAATATAATTATGCATTGCTCTATACTAAACACCCGTGGCTAAATTTCAAATACCTCATGGCTGTATTCAATGCTCTGTTTCGTTTCGATTTATCTCCTTTCCCCTATTCTTGTACGAGAACAATCGAAGATTAATTCCTCCGGTATACTAAGTATAATTAAAAACGAGAAAACGAAGCACATATACGCTCTCTAAAAATACTTATTCTCATATC
This window encodes:
- the LOC126919322 gene encoding patronin isoform X7, translated to MWSAITRLFVKGKTEESAPRTKDRTCDGVPDTVVHVFDAMDRNAGDDRRKGPAGEQHHDGAESEHFSDAYDSRQAKQRASVKWLLSKAYNNRVPENLRDPYYIDNENQEHLKPQIVHALSNAELYCLALANIYSDPNYHNQNHCGILQALARKGVYLAEPNNTQLTETILIQNSPLKMSAHMAVIEGLMVLYAKEVVTGDRVVSAIRRFDPQAEVDVPADHEKGLLLWISHASNALIAKIQAEEGAGDKTRLPELPAAKDFQSLCDGVGLAAVVAFYCPGELNWMDIRVSKRPSVADALHNLSLVHAFCNRCLPYSIFHMLPEDVTYMRGCMKQNLVVFLADMYNVLEIHPAKCVRYPGEERAMQFLDACPRNSHGVAHKRSLPQSIAPIPDLRSNLSVSAPGFTVAKAPSSSSVKKSQSLQQTAENYSHDDRRAGSEESFVVHRGKGIPTLSSVADEKSITRVDAAGRPSNWEEQRRSSYAGRRSRRNSVSDDSQLTIENFGGSQDNLHNFGRNPDKEVGAHIGKRSTTEPTLPARSSVQDVYGSGVQHILSDNGYDKEEPPRLRRQTSNSSLDNVALKQILHSSENVNSDGDTSKLASFANLSRQSSEKGINLTYTEQERDDSKSNLSNKKLGQTNGNRNGEKKTTFATLPNTTTWQQQSNQQSQQMEQHSVADENGGNTIMASQLNNIRLKLEEKRRHIENEKRRMEVVMSKQRQKVGKAAFLQAVTKLYLVGKVKSPSSSTSGGDSPAEIGPPTPVTSGSSGETPTSVSETTPVTQQPSQEKPQRPFSLKEISEDVRDVEHKWLEHDGNAPFIETRRTPDIENMDLEQYHQSISQICTPFRRMNNSLSEIQADIQRLANQQNQIQQQHLMTQHQQQIQQQFQQLQSLSQQHMQNFGMAPINPLTSKLQDTQQSQFYLHDQPQLQRRMWGQPPPTQSLANEMAAVGYQQSMDPRYSTQPTPYQQDMRLYQDTRNWGTHPPQQKGFVLHDTPQEPRYLNGGDHSLCNNQMSHPGPTYPSSTSIFNQTPPSSASPQHRNAVHRISQLMSESPEPKRPTVHHIPIKCESPTEKRQITAMHAPVPAPPVDDMKPQNISFIGNDDELTQGIRGLNITSGSRTYRIPSPTRPSISRNSFQPHPSLREATPSPSGTPEVTPLDPTDAGEKGFYICFDNDAPKKPKPTLRVKRTSPKKERGVSSYVDSEDFTMRPDSPSAIVMDRQKQLEIQRDSDREKQRQIDERDFQRQEIRDREIQREGEREKQRERHEMSGESRQSGVGLIIGNQLANPDPNSLDEMERKKERIMLLSLQRRQQQEEMKERKEVEAQARREQEKLKAEERARKKEEERQRRAAILEQHKVKKAIEEAEREGKVIDKELLNTIKPTKLRNKTATTRPRPKTIHVDAGTELDSGALTPSRGKKGSSSNLSTASLTSPTMRRDYYRGSQDSLTAAHFDERRSGPLYRGGSLRVSSVDSPDDGRGSSPCRSMNQLGRRGSYKTSRGSSSDQDGMMCRYTDTDSGLGRATPPRRAPSPGMGSMRHLPSPSGPGSLPPGLMTKRRVFDDGSSDISSTPSSMMDYNGPRLYKQPTTKSNRGIMLNAVEYCVFPGTVNKEAKRRVLDEIARSESKHFLILFRDAGCQFRALYSYCPDREEVSKLYGTGPKQVMDKMFDKFFKYNSGAKCFSQVHTKHLTVTIDAFTIHNSLWQGKKVNLPNKKDMPLVI